The sequence below is a genomic window from Montipora capricornis isolate CH-2021 chromosome 14, ASM3666992v2, whole genome shotgun sequence.
tttttttttaattatttatttagtcACTTTCACCACAgcagagaaacaggctgtggtgggggtcgcacaacagagcgaggctccaaattaagcgcgcccttttaccctcccaatgatatagcacagaagacagaccacaacaccggggactacatgccctactctttgcgacaagtgtgtgggttcttttatgtcccacaggattatgaacattaaagggttgtgagacgggacctccggtttaccgtcgttatccgagaagactagagagtctaaccatttgcagatgtaattacaagggcagcactttctcctcagttatttaaagaccctaagtgttggtcccgccggagttgaactcacgacctcccgcgtgacagcccggtgctcaaccaactgaggcACCGGTGCGCGGTCTAGAGAATTGTTTGTAAACAGTGCCTGAATATCGCTATTGAGCAAGATCCTGTTTTGCACCAATTTGCAGGCCTAATAGTGAGAGAATTAATTTAAAACAGGCTATATGTCACGTCTGGCCGACTTTATTTCAAGACGCAATCCGTTTCtatcttgtttgtttgtgtccatccatgcttctctttccttctgCTGTATTTCGTTTATGTTGGTCAACAGTCTTAAGAGGTTATTGCAATATTTCATTcttctttttgggcattttgggagTCACAAAATTACATCTTTTTGTGTGACATAGCACCTTTAACTAATGTGCAGATAAACGCACAGCATTTCCCTATGAGGGTCAGGTTAGCATGCCCCCAGTGATATCTCTTCTCTTACCCAGTTGTGAGAGAAATGAGAGGACACTGAAGGCAGAGTAATGCCTGCTATTAAAGCAATGTTACATCCTTAGCCTGTCTTGGTTCTGGAAAATTAAATACATATGACAATCCAAGTATCATATTGCTACACTTTATTCTCCAAATGTTTCTCCCATAAGAGCTCCTACTCAAgtactattttatttttataaaaattaaacCTTTAATTTTACTATAAAATATCTTTCCCTAATCATTCAATGTGTACTGGTGTAGTGACAGGAAATATCTTTAGACTATCTCCCTCATGAATGATTGTTGAGAAATCCTAGGAAAGAAATCTTTAAATACCGTAAAAGAATGAAATGCTGATGGCATTGATGGTTAGGAACAACAATCCCTATTGCAAGAGGAAGATGTTAGCAACAAAGCTAAAAAAATTGCTCCACTTTTGTCCATAAATGCACCAAATTGCAAAAACATCAAACGAATGCAaacaaacaagtaaaaataagagaaaaatgACAAGTCTCTAAAGAAGCACCCCATCACAAAAAGTCAATGCAAACAAAACCAGAAACATTACTGTAACAGAAAAATGGCAAATCTCTGGAAAGAGAGAGAGGGGGCCAAGGGGCATCTCAAATGTAATAAAATTTACTAAAATAACAACATTAATCGCTGCTTTGGAGCCAGTCACCCCTGCGTGTGTTTAAATAATCCCACGAGAAAATATTCTACCAGCTACAGACTAACTTCTCCTCagtattaataatattattattctaaaCAGAAATTCATGACTTTGAAGCGTTTAaatctggttcagagctgggggtTTTTGAGTTGAGAAATTTCCTTCTTTGAATGTAACGTAGCTTGTGGTGCATTTCCCTGTGAAGGCtgctttgatcttatttttgtccatatttgggcataaattggtatcctaaaatccccagctttgttccacggaaaagagttgcaagttacacgcttcaagatCATTTGCTTCTGTCTCAATCAGTGATATTACAAAAATAGAAACTTGATCATTATGACAAAAACTGTAAATGAATGTTACTGTTTGTTCATAAAggttgttttcaaaaacattctCATTTCAAGAGGCGGTAATTCTTTCAATCATAACCAAGGATAACCTCTGACAGGTTTAACGTTAATCTGGCTTGAAGTTTCGCAATTTAACAAACTTAACAGTTAAGACCCATTGTTTTGACTCTGCTGCCTAGTGTCTTCATCAGGTGTAGTACAAGTGGTAACAAGTGTCTTTTCGTTCACATTGATTAgcattctttctttttaacaagATTTAAATAATCATGTTTTAGGATAAAAAACAGCCACATCACTGTTCAAAGGAGCAACGCAAAATAAATGCCACTTTAACTATGTTAATCCAACTTAAAAGATAGCTAACATCAAATATCTTATgtcaaaattttacaaaattccgAGAGCAAAGCTTTCAACTATGTCACAGTCTTCatcaattataattatttgatATGAATATTTGCCTCCAAAGTCAAGAATGAACTTTTCAGACAACAACTTTGATAGTTGCacttgacaaacttcaaacagaGTGGCACCAAACCACGTCTGATTGTCAATCCGGTTTCCCCGTGAACCTCAACTCACATTATTTGAGAGAAAATTGAACTTCAATAAGTACTGTATGTACAGACCGAATGATAGAAACCACTGGTAAATACTATTGTTTTGAATTCCCAAGACTGGCCCAAAGGGCTGCAAGTCTATGATCTGTGGACTGCTTGGTTTGAAACCAGCCAAAGGTTGCTATTCTTGGCTCTGTTGACAAGCAAGGGTTCCAGAAGATTAATGTCTTCAAGTTTGATATACGCCATTCACTAAAAAATCCATGTGGGTACACTAGACCTGGTTTGACTCTAATCTACACACTCAGGCAgtgtttataataataattgacatGACTTCTTTAGTGCTTGGGATGTATTGAGTCCAATATAGGGGCAAAGCATTTAAAGCTAAGAAACAACTTACAACCAAGCAAACAGAACCTAATTTACCTAAATTGAATGTCCATATAAAACACCAATAAGTCAATAAGGAAACACTTACACACACAAAATAGACCACCATTTTCCAGTATATGCATCTTCTTGTATGCATCTGAACTCGTGGATCTTGCTTTTCTCATTCATGGCCATTACAGGGTTCCTTGTTCATTCCAAATTGCTTCATTTATATCCCAAAATGCATATACTGGTAATTAGATGCAAATCTAATATTGAAACAAGTCTAAgcatttacaagttacatttcctatttccaacaatatttttcatttaatgtCAATGCAggtttttacatgtattttacttCAGTGGCAAAGTTTAAGGGGATAGTTTGTGATGTGTACCATCTGTATTCCAAGACACAAAAAGGGGACACTTCGCGACACTTACCCAAATCAGCATGCatctaaggccctgtttacaagcaagTAGGGTAACCATAGCgttagggttaccctagcaagaGGGTTATCCTAGCACTCatacatttcttcttcttttcatcgacgtgtttacaaggcagctagggttaccctttatttttttaatcactttcaccacaacagagaaacaggctgtggtgggggtcgcacaacagagcaaggctccaaattaagtgtgccctttttaccctcccaaccatgataaaGCACAGAAGACAGATCGCAAAaacgggaactacatgccctactctttgcgacaaatGTGTggcttcttttacgtcccacaggattatgaacattgaagggttgtgagacggggcctacgctTTATTCTCCTTATACCAGAAGACTACACAGAGAACACTTtatcctcagttatttaaagaccatgagtgttggtccagccggagttgaactcacaacctcccgcgtgacagcctgatgctcaaccaactgagccaccggcaCTACAGTAACCCTATCTGAGTGCTAGGTTTACCCTagccctagctgccttgtaaacgctctgctagggacaactTGCCTACCCAGGACAACTTTTTAGCGATTTTCATTGTGTTTGGAATGCTGGCGGATACCAAGCACGCAAAGTTGTCCCaggtggtagggtaaccctacctgtgaaaatttgcttgtaaacccaGGCTATCTTTGATCCTCCtcctagggtaaccctagtagTAGCATTACTCTAcctccttgtaaacagggcctaagtataacatttaacaattattggattcgtttttcgcatgatagcgataattatcaaagCAAAAGTTTGTGTTGGATAAGACAAACTGAGGCCATGATAATTCTCGCTATCATGTGAAAAACGAAtccaataatattgttttattatgcatattcctgagctgagctctgCCACGAGAAAACTGATCAAACTACTGGTTAGTGtattaggtgacgtcacttctgcatgcataaaactattgtctgtaggtatgacgtaagagaaacagagaaagcaagaattagctgcatGCTTATAGCCAAGAAAAATCGAGATGGTGAAaccaatgtataataacatGCATTTCAGGACATATGATTTGCACAAGATATGTGGTTGCTGAATATTTAAGACAATGAAGACATGATTCATGCATTTGCAGTCTTTGCTGTCTTTTTTCAAAGAGTTCAACTGCCTGTAAAGTGACAAACATTTTTGGTTATTTGGAGGGAGTAAGGAATGATGTTCCCTTTTTAAAATGTCCTCTCCTTTGGGAGATACTCAAGTTTTGACCAAAACtaatatgaaaacaaaaaccattAAAGTAAAATATGTACACGTACATGTAGCTTAAAAAATGTACATGTGGAATTGGCATTATTCAAACTTGACATCAGTAGTGTATGCAAGGCACAAATTAATGATATCCATGGCAACCATGTCTTGCAGGTATACCTCATGCATGATAAACATCATTATAATAAAACATACTGGGTATTAAGTTCTGATGATCTTGACTATCTGCCTTTTCTTTTCTGGTGGAAAATCAGAGCTATCTGGTCATTGTAAAGAGACTTTGGAGAGGAAAGTACTTAATACCATTTaatagagaggttaagcatgacCTTTACACCAATTGTTGGAGTGAAATTAGggctttgccaaaaatgtaagagCCCCGCTTGATATTAGgtcatttctgtcctgttagctgCAGATAtgaagcaacttctcaaaggaaccAGAGAAGTTAAAACGAGAgaattttcaagcttttatgataagcaggagcctgccgtttcccATTTGCcataaacgtcatgcttaatctctctattacCTGCCGGTCATCAGgaaagaagcatgaaactcagagtagcaaaaATAAACGTTTTTTGGTTCAAGTCTACCTATCTATatctacatatatatatatatactccaagagctaggttatttgaacatttactgcaactctaagtttcatgcttcttgcagagcaatcatcaggcaactgccagaaataacggttacaatcacagaaatttgaaatacagaacAACGGATACGTACGTATACGTTgttctgtatttcaaatttctgtgattgtaaccgttatttctggcagttgcctgatgattgtttcgcaagaagcatgaaactcagagttgcagtaaatgttcaaataacctagctcttggagtataattattcatagctctagctctgctattgggcactttatagtagatgagtatttctttccactttttcggttatatatatatatatatatataaccgaaaaagtggaaagaaatactcatctactataaagtgctcaatagcagagcacatatatatatatatatatatatatatatatatatatataattaaataAGTGAGCAGTTTAAATGGGCTTCCTGAGCCAACGAAGGTGCCAGGCCACCAGAAGGATCCCGGAGAGATACGCAGTCCAAACCACGGCATGTAAAAATTGTATAAAAGTTAAAAGAGGCCagtggacggacaacttctgatgacttaaaaagtaaaaagatttaatgcagtgtaaaacgtttcggtgtataggaaaagaaaaattaaaacattgcaCTACAGAgctgtttcgaaagggcctggTGGTCCTCTCTCATCAGGTGCATTAAAAACTGAACAACTAAGGTTCCTTTTTTATAGGTTGATCGTTCAAGCATGTTTTATCAAGTACTTGGTTGTATGCCGGCACGCACTCGTCAGTTTGTTCCTTTTGTTTACGGTGCCGGTGCCCTAGACTTAGACTTGAACTAGACGTAGACTTGAACtgggtcaaaaacatttatttgctactctgagtttcatccCTATGGTGGGTGCTGAATACAATAGGACACTAAGTCCCTTACAAGGTATTTACACCCAAAACTAGAATACCCAACCCAGCCCAGAAtgaaaaaatatggaaaaaagtaTTACAAGATCAACAAGAGCAAGTGGAGGTGGctatatccaacgctagccactgacactgaggtgaatagttgttttagtatatactaaaacagtgagataatatacagcacaaaaaattaatttggatgttttcttcacttgtcacggatgcaaatcgggacgccattttttcccgagttgctcggaggtaaatagcacaggatattcggagttcgacaagccaatcagcgcccgcgttcaacgctatccactgttttagtatatactaatgatGGATATTTACTGAGCAGCGACCTGtactttggtgaatagttgttaagtaTACAGGGACATTGCATATACTGATTACCTTCCAAATCATCTTAAAGAATAGTCCAGgccacagttgttcaaacgatggatagtgctatccaccggataaatctcTATCTAGTGTGTAAGTCATAACGAAACCGATTGCACTATCCAGTGCATAGTGAATTATCccgtggatagcattatccaccttttgaacaactggggccaggtgaaCACCTTTTCAGTTCAGGCGAATGGGCTTTCATTTTGGACAAACGCGTTTGTTTGCAAATTCTTTTGTACATCAATACCTCATAACTGACAGCTTAACCTAAGACCCTTGActtttcttcttcatttttGATACAAAATTCTCGAACTCCTTTTTAGCTTTGTTTTCCCACTGTTCTTTATCTTCCAGCCTCTCCCAGTACTTCGCTAACTTCTTATTAAGTTTCCTTTCCGAGATGTCAGGACGGGACTGTTTCAGCTCTGATGCCTTCCTCTCTGACCATAAGTCAAAGGCTGTCTTTGGTGGCATCGCTTCTGGATTTCGTTCCAGATAATAATGTGCCAGATCCCGGTCGTATTGTTGTCGACTTACTCGGTACATTTCCCTGTATTTTGCCTTTTTCTCATCCGAAAGCTTTTGCCATTTTTTCCCCATCTTCACCATGATTTCCTTGCTTCCAAGAGAAGAATATTTTGCAG
It includes:
- the LOC138033899 gene encoding nucleolar transcription factor 1-A-like produces the protein MATVNGVENKQKSLVWSRDQDLQLYAKVEEHINSFKKKKHVYIKDISWSEIAFNGYSEHEVQKRWNTLTSKIRKVRTAKEVLEDAKAQEDSSIRKRKREDSNQPKMPKSAYLLFCEYKRPLLAAKYSSLGSKEIMVKMGKKWQKLSDEKKAKYREMYRVSRQQYDRDLAHYYLERNPEAMPPKTAFDLWSERKASELKQSRPDISERKLNKKLAKYWERLEDKEQWENKAKKEFENFVSKMKKKSQGS